TGCTTCTTCTCCTTTTTCATCGACCACCGATTGTACTCCAAAAGTTTCAACAATATCTGGAACAAGTGATTTATCTATTCCATAATGTTCTAAAAGAAAATCGGCTACTTCATCTTTTTTGAAATCCCAAAAAATGCCTTCAGACAATCCTGAAATGGTTGTATTTATGGTGTTTGAAAACTTATAGGCAATGTAATCGCCAGGTAACATAAATTTATAAATATTTTCATAAACCTCTGGTTCATTATCTTTTACCCATTTTAATTTAGAAGCGGTAAAATTTGCTGGTGAGTTTAATAAGCTTTCTGAACAAGTATCTTCGCCTATCGATTGAAAGGCTTTATTACCAATCTCTACGGCACGACTATCGCACCAAATAATACTCTTACGAAGCGGATTCCCTTCCTTATCTACCAATACCAAACCGTGCATTTGATACGAAATACCGATCCCTTTTATTTGAGTTCTACTTACGTTATATTGTTTCTTTAAACTGGTTATGGCAGTACAAATATGTTGCCACCAATCGTTTGGTTTTTGTTCCGCCCAACCATTTTTTTGAGCAAACATGCTCATTTCTTCTTTTGGTTCCTGTACAACGCCTATACTTTTACCTGTAGCAATTTCTACTAAAGCAGCTTTAATAGACGAGCTTCCTATATCTAATCCTAAATAATACATAGTTTATAATGATTCTCTTAATATTAGTTTGGTTGGAATGTAACACTGCATCGTTTCATCGTTGCTAATAAACTCTGCAGTTTTATTTCCTATTTCTTTAAAATCTGTTGAAATAACAGATATACCTTTATATATAAATTTTTTCATGGGTGTTTCGTTGTAAGACAAAAAACCTACATCTGTTCCTGGTTCTAAATTTAGCTCTCGACTTTGTTCTAAAAACACACCTAATATTCTATCGCTTACACTTATATACGCTTCTCCTTTTTTAATATTAAAGTTGTTTGTTTCTGTAACAACCTTAAACTTTAAATGATGCGTTTCACAAAACTTTTTAAAATAAGCTATAGTTTCTATGGGATGATAAGTAAAGTCTGGATATACAAAAACTATCTTTTTATATTTTTTAAAGACTGTTTTAGCGTCTTCTAAACATTTGTAAAATGACATTCCAAAATCTTGAAACACAAAATTATTAGTAGGTTTAGAATGTATGTTCCAATCTATTAAGAGTAACTTACTATCATCAATCTCAGATAATACATTAAAAACTTCTTTATTATCGAAACTCATAACAACATACTTATAATACTTCCCCTTACTATTATTTATAATAGTTTTAAAATTATTAATATTATAATGATGAAATTGCACATCAACAATAACTTTCTTTGGTAAATTATTGACAAATGAATGATACAAAACTTCTTTATATGCTTTAAAAGTATCTAAAACCAAAAGCACCTTCCTAGTATCATTTGCAACATAATACCCTTTATTTGGCACAGACTCAATAATATTTTGCTCTTTTAAAATAGAATATGATTTAAAAACCGTATCTCTAGACAAGCTATAGGTATTACAAATTGCATTAACAGAAGGTAAAGCGTCACCACTTGATAATGTATTATTAGCAAGAGCATTATTTATAGCGTTTACCAATTGCTGATACTTTGGAATCTCACTATTAATATTTATATCAAAATTAATTTTCATGACAACCGTTCTGTTCTGTTCTGGTTGTCAAAAATATAAAATAATTTGCAAAATAAAACGATTATTATTTTATTAATCTGAATTTTTAATATTAAGCATAAAAAAAACCATCTAAACATATATGTTTAGATGGTTTTTAAATGTATTTAAAAAACGAAAGTATTAACTAACCTTCTGTTTATTTTTCATTTTTTCTAAAAGCATTAACTCATGATGAATTTCTTCTTTACGATCATTAAATTTCTTAACCTTCTCATCAATTATTTTTTGCTTTTCAAGTCTTTCTTGTTTTCTTAATTCTTCTTTTGCGACTAATCTTTTAGCCTCTCTTTTTTGCCTAATCTTTTCAATAGAAACTGAAAAATAAGCATATCCATACATACTTAAAAATAACAAGGCAATTATTCCTAATATTACATAACCGTTTTCCATATCTTCTTTTAAATTAAATAATTATAATTCTATTAATTAGGCTAAAACATTTGCTTAATAAAACTTATGTAAAATTAAAAAAAAGAAACTTTCAATTATAATATAAAAGGTGAATTACTTAAAAAAAAGATAAAAGTTTAAAAAACATTAAAAATAACATTAATTTATTAACAACTTATCTATTTTACAGTTCTAAGTCCTTGAGATTTCCAATTTAAAAAACCACCTTCTAAGTCATATATTTTAGTAAAACCAGCATCCAAAAACACATTCACACTTTTACCACTACGTCCTCCAGATTTACAATAAACAAATACTGGTTTCGATTTATTTAGTTTACTTATTTCTTCCTTAAACGTAGGAGAAAAAAAATCTATATTTTGAGCATTATCAATAAAACCTTCGCTAAA
The nucleotide sequence above comes from Flavobacteriaceae bacterium HL-DH10. Encoded proteins:
- a CDS encoding GntR family transcriptional regulator, which produces MKINFDININSEIPKYQQLVNAINNALANNTLSSGDALPSVNAICNTYSLSRDTVFKSYSILKEQNIIESVPNKGYYVANDTRKVLLVLDTFKAYKEVLYHSFVNNLPKKVIVDVQFHHYNINNFKTIINNSKGKYYKYVVMSFDNKEVFNVLSEIDDSKLLLIDWNIHSKPTNNFVFQDFGMSFYKCLEDAKTVFKKYKKIVFVYPDFTYHPIETIAYFKKFCETHHLKFKVVTETNNFNIKKGEAYISVSDRILGVFLEQSRELNLEPGTDVGFLSYNETPMKKFIYKGISVISTDFKEIGNKTAEFISNDETMQCYIPTKLILRESL
- a CDS encoding rhodanese-like domain-containing protein, which produces MKYLVLYFWIVIISLGSGCKKVSNQEFVKVISPKEMQVFLEVDSVQLIDVRTPKEFSEGFIDNAQNIDFFSPTFKEEISKLNKSKPVFVYCKSGGRSGKSVNVFLDAGFTKIYDLEGGFLNWKSQGLRTVK